The sequence below is a genomic window from Cucumis melo cultivar AY chromosome 5, USDA_Cmelo_AY_1.0, whole genome shotgun sequence.
AAACCTCACCaacaaaaaaggaagaaaagaaagaaagaaaaaacctCTACCGTCGGATCAAAGTCGAATCCGGCGGTTGGCCAGCGACAAGGCACCGACAGAGAGGGCAACAGTCGGCGACGGTAAGCCAGGAGGAAATACAAGATTCATGGTACACGTGTCCGCAGGGGATTTGTTTACCGGCTTCATCTGGCCGGAAATCGTCCAAACAAACGGCACAAACATCGGCCACAACAGTCGGGAAATCCGCCACGGGAGAATCGGAAGGGGTGATCTGGCAGCTGCAATCGAGGTCGTCGGCTCCGGAGAGAACTGTGTCGAGGTCAAAGAGAAATTCGATTGGATATGGCGACGGTAAGGTTACTGTGGGTTCAGTCATGACAGCAGCGGCAGCCATTGGAGAGATTATTGAGAGAATTTAAGAGAGACAGTGGGTTAGGAAGTAAGGAAATGGAGGAGTAGATAGGGGGTTCTATTGGTGTGAGAAGGCTTTGTTCTTATacactctttttttctttttttcgtcAAATATTTTACCCAATCAATTGtataattttctctttttttttcagggaaaaataaataactaaagTTTGAATGGTgatgaagagagaaaaaaaaaaaaaaacaatttgatgATAATATTCTATTTCACCCGATAGTCTACTTactaaggaaaaaaaattcagGGCTATTTAGACGAAAATTATTTATGActaataattatcttttttgtGATCCGTAAACTTATCCGATATTCGGAGAAAAATTCATTATGATTATAATAATTATCTCTTGTCATTCATGGGAGAATACCTACTTCCTTCGATTTATCATTTTTTGCATTCTTAATATGAATTTTAATtagtatttaaaaattaaaaaataaaatttatcattcTTCACAAAGTTTTGGAATGATGTTGGGTGTGTTTGGATTGCATTTTCaagtgattaaattaaaaaataaattgttttgaAAAAAGATCATGTGTTTTGCAATCATCTAAAATGAATTTATAAAATAACGTGGTTTGTGATAAACACCTAAAACCAATTTATTGTGTTGTGTGGAGCACATACGATTTGTCTAACCATGATCATTGGTTCTAGTCGTCAGACATAAAACACTTGGTAAGAAAGGAATgtatgatttttctttaaaaaaaatcttaatttaagtttaaggaatttaaagaaaaaga
It includes:
- the LOC107991276 gene encoding RING-H2 finger protein ATL5-like, producing MAAAAVMTEPTVTLPSPYPIEFLFDLDTVLSGADDLDCSCQITPSDSPVADFPTVVADVCAVCLDDFRPDEAGKQIPCGHVYHESCISSWLTVADCCPLCRCLVAGQPPDSTLIRR